A single window of Bradyrhizobium daqingense DNA harbors:
- the purD gene encoding phosphoribosylamine--glycine ligase, with the protein MHILLLGSGGREHALAWKIAASPLVTKFWCAPGNAGIAKEAECVALDVADHEAVIEFCKANAVELVVVGPETPLAAGIVDDLTAAGIKAFGPSRVAAQLESSKGFTKALCTEFGIPTGAYKRFTNANDARAYVQSQGAPIVVKADGLAAGKGVVVAKTVREAEDAIAMMFEGAFGEAGAEVVIEEFLPGREISFFALCDGETAIPLASAQDHKRVFDHDVGPNTGGMGAYSPTPLVTPAIHDAIMAKIILPTVAGMKQRGTPFRGVLYAGIMLTTQGPKLFEFNVRFGDPECQVLMLRMMSDIVPAFLAACDGELKHFDLRWHPESALTVVMAAKGYPGDYQKGTRISGLEEAAKVDTAEIFHAGTVEKDGAILANGGRVLNVCALGKTVTEAQSRAYQAVDRIDWPDGFCRRDIGWQAVEAEKARK; encoded by the coding sequence ATGCACATTCTCCTGCTCGGTTCCGGCGGCCGCGAACATGCCCTGGCGTGGAAGATCGCGGCCTCTCCCCTGGTGACCAAATTCTGGTGCGCGCCCGGCAATGCCGGCATCGCGAAGGAGGCGGAATGCGTCGCGCTCGATGTCGCCGACCATGAAGCGGTGATCGAGTTCTGCAAGGCGAACGCGGTCGAGCTCGTGGTGGTCGGGCCGGAGACGCCGCTGGCGGCGGGCATCGTCGATGATCTCACCGCCGCCGGCATCAAGGCGTTCGGGCCGAGCAGGGTGGCGGCGCAGCTCGAAAGCTCCAAGGGCTTTACCAAGGCGCTCTGCACCGAGTTCGGCATCCCGACCGGCGCCTACAAGCGCTTCACCAACGCCAATGACGCCCGCGCCTATGTGCAGAGCCAGGGCGCGCCGATCGTGGTCAAGGCCGATGGCCTCGCCGCCGGCAAAGGCGTGGTCGTCGCCAAGACCGTGCGCGAGGCCGAGGATGCCATCGCCATGATGTTCGAGGGCGCCTTCGGCGAGGCCGGCGCTGAGGTCGTGATCGAGGAGTTTCTGCCGGGCCGGGAGATCAGCTTCTTCGCGCTCTGCGACGGCGAGACCGCGATCCCGCTGGCCTCGGCCCAGGACCACAAGCGCGTGTTCGACCACGATGTCGGCCCGAACACCGGCGGCATGGGTGCCTATTCGCCGACGCCGCTGGTCACGCCTGCCATCCACGACGCGATCATGGCCAAGATCATCCTGCCGACGGTAGCTGGCATGAAGCAGCGCGGCACGCCATTCCGCGGCGTGCTCTATGCCGGGATCATGCTGACGACGCAGGGCCCAAAGCTGTTCGAGTTCAACGTCCGCTTCGGCGATCCCGAGTGCCAGGTGCTGATGCTGCGCATGATGTCGGACATCGTGCCGGCGTTCCTCGCCGCCTGCGACGGGGAGTTGAAGCATTTCGATCTGCGCTGGCATCCGGAATCCGCGCTCACCGTGGTGATGGCCGCCAAGGGCTATCCCGGCGACTATCAGAAGGGGACGCGGATCTCTGGCCTGGAGGAGGCTGCCAAGGTCGACACCGCCGAGATCTTCCACGCCGGCACCGTCGAGAAAGATGGTGCAATTCTCGCCAATGGCGGCCGCGTGCTCAACGTCTGCGCGCTCGGCAAGACCGTGACCGAGGCGCAAAGCCGTGCCTATCAGGCCGTCGACCGCATCGACTGGCCGGACGGATTCTGCCGCCGCGACATCGGCTGGCAGGCCGTGGAGGCGGAGAAGGCCAGGAAATAG
- a CDS encoding pseudouridine synthase: MPRDSDKDNDSRGRRGPPKGPPKGRSGKPRGPEKKFAKRGPEGRSDARPPRGDRDSRPFRRREEGDAPRRDFSDRPRFKRDDRGGEGRGGEGRGERSFKPRGDRPFSDRASRDGEKRPFKPRGDRPSHNRDDRPPRSRDRDDARPAGRTGERKFGDKRPYAPRGDRPERKFDGERKFSRGGDRGERPRDRGERGDSKPWQKRDDRPHGDRPRKDFGKGPRKDFGGRDRGEDKPWQKREGGEDRPRFSRSRDDRASGDRPFRERSKFDRPREDRPKFDRPRRDGDGERGGRGGDRPKFSRPRERSERRSDWHEHPRSEGRFGDRPRRDNEDESRIFERRPAFGGRGAYRERDRDFEGRPRREDAPKPKKAGERIAKALARAGLASRRDAEEMVTQGRVTVNGRVINSPALDVTANDVVMVDGKPLPPRERTRLFLYHKPRGLMTTHDDPEGRPTVFDNLPEGLPRLISVGRLDFNTEGLLLLTNDGGLARTLELPDTGWLRRYRVRAHGDVTQAQLDALKDGIEIEGVKYGPIEATLERDQGANVWLVFAIREGKNREVRNVCAHLGLEVNRLIRVSYGPFQLGEIPEGQVDEIRSRVLREQLGDKVIEKSGAEFDVPAKSAGGGDDAPKKPMKRAVINDRKGRRVLVQRTGSEEARERNEMEANGYGPPRRPKRGYHGKRDLTPRED, from the coding sequence ATGCCTCGCGACAGCGACAAAGACAACGATTCCCGCGGCCGGCGAGGCCCTCCCAAGGGGCCGCCCAAGGGCCGGTCCGGCAAGCCCCGCGGCCCCGAGAAGAAATTCGCCAAGCGCGGCCCTGAGGGCAGGAGCGACGCCCGCCCGCCCCGCGGCGACCGTGACAGCCGCCCGTTCCGCCGCCGCGAGGAGGGCGATGCCCCGCGCCGCGATTTCAGCGACCGTCCGCGCTTCAAGCGCGACGACCGCGGTGGTGAAGGGCGCGGTGGCGAAGGCCGCGGCGAGCGCAGCTTCAAGCCGCGCGGCGACCGTCCGTTCTCCGATCGCGCTTCGCGCGATGGCGAGAAGCGGCCGTTCAAGCCGCGCGGTGATCGTCCCTCCCATAACCGCGACGACCGTCCGCCGCGCAGCCGGGATCGCGACGATGCCCGTCCGGCCGGCCGGACCGGTGAGCGGAAGTTCGGCGACAAGCGGCCCTATGCGCCGCGCGGCGATCGCCCCGAGCGCAAGTTCGACGGCGAGCGGAAGTTTTCGCGAGGCGGGGATCGCGGCGAGCGCCCGCGCGATCGTGGCGAGCGCGGCGATTCCAAGCCGTGGCAGAAGCGCGACGACCGCCCGCATGGGGATCGTCCCCGCAAGGATTTTGGTAAGGGTCCACGCAAGGATTTCGGCGGCCGTGACCGTGGCGAAGACAAGCCCTGGCAGAAGCGCGAAGGCGGCGAGGACCGTCCGCGTTTCTCGCGGTCACGCGACGATCGCGCATCTGGCGACCGCCCGTTCCGCGAGCGATCGAAATTCGATCGTCCGCGGGAGGATCGTCCCAAGTTCGATCGGCCTCGTCGCGACGGCGACGGTGAGCGCGGTGGGCGCGGCGGTGATCGCCCGAAATTCAGTCGTCCACGTGAGCGCTCCGAGCGCCGCTCCGATTGGCACGAGCATCCGCGTAGCGAGGGTCGCTTCGGCGACCGTCCGCGCCGCGACAACGAGGATGAGAGCCGGATCTTCGAAAGGCGCCCCGCCTTCGGCGGCCGCGGCGCCTATCGTGAGCGCGATCGTGACTTCGAGGGTCGGCCGCGCCGCGAAGACGCACCGAAGCCGAAGAAGGCTGGCGAGCGCATTGCCAAGGCGCTGGCGCGCGCGGGGCTGGCCTCGCGGCGCGATGCCGAGGAGATGGTCACGCAAGGCCGCGTCACGGTCAACGGCCGGGTCATCAATTCGCCGGCGCTCGACGTCACCGCAAACGACGTCGTCATGGTCGACGGCAAGCCGTTGCCGCCGCGCGAGCGCACGCGGCTGTTCCTCTATCACAAGCCGCGCGGGCTGATGACCACGCATGACGACCCCGAGGGGCGTCCGACCGTGTTCGACAATCTGCCCGAAGGCCTGCCGCGCCTGATCAGCGTCGGCCGGCTCGACTTCAACACCGAAGGCCTGCTGCTGCTCACCAACGACGGGGGCCTGGCCCGCACGCTCGAGCTGCCCGACACCGGCTGGCTGCGGCGCTACCGTGTCCGCGCCCATGGCGACGTCACGCAGGCGCAGCTCGACGCGCTCAAGGACGGCATCGAGATCGAGGGCGTCAAATACGGCCCGATCGAAGCGACGCTGGAGCGCGACCAGGGCGCCAATGTCTGGCTGGTGTTCGCGATCCGCGAGGGCAAGAACCGCGAGGTGCGCAACGTCTGCGCTCATCTCGGGCTCGAGGTGAACCGGCTGATCCGGGTGTCGTACGGCCCATTCCAGCTCGGCGAGATTCCTGAAGGCCAGGTCGACGAGATCCGCTCGCGCGTGCTGCGCGAGCAGCTCGGCGACAAGGTGATCGAGAAGTCGGGTGCGGAGTTCGACGTGCCGGCGAAATCCGCCGGGGGCGGGGACGATGCACCGAAGAAGCCGATGAAGCGCGCGGTCATCAACGACCGCAAGGGCCGCCGCGTGCTGGTGCAGCGCACCGGCAGCGAAGAGGCGCGCGAGCGCAATGAGATGGAAGCGAATGGCTACGGCCCGCCGCGCCGTCCCAAGCGCGGCTATCACGGCAAGCGCGATCTGACGCCGCGGGAGGACTGA
- a CDS encoding nucleoside deaminase, with protein MIRGMKAPSFMDLALDAAENAGKSGEVPIGCVVVRDQEVIATGANRTLTDRDPTAHAEIIALREAAKKLGSERLPDCDLYVTLEPCTMCAGAISFARVRRLYYGAADLKGGAVESGVRFFASPTCHHAPDVYSGVGESEAARLLREFFRERR; from the coding sequence ATGATACGAGGCATGAAAGCCCCTTCTTTCATGGATTTGGCGCTTGATGCGGCCGAAAATGCCGGAAAATCGGGCGAAGTTCCGATCGGATGCGTGGTCGTGCGCGATCAGGAGGTCATCGCCACCGGGGCCAACCGGACGCTCACCGACCGTGACCCGACCGCCCATGCCGAGATCATCGCGCTGCGCGAGGCGGCGAAGAAGCTCGGCAGCGAGCGCCTTCCGGATTGCGACCTCTACGTGACGCTGGAGCCCTGCACCATGTGTGCGGGCGCCATCTCCTTTGCAAGGGTGAGGCGCCTCTATTACGGCGCGGCCGACCTCAAGGGCGGTGCGGTCGAGTCAGGCGTGCGGTTCTTCGCCTCCCCGACCTGCCATCACGCGCCCGACGTCTATTCCGGCGTCGGCGAGAGCGAGGCGGCGCGGCTGCTGCGGGAGTTTTTTCGCGAGCGGCGCTAG
- the arfB gene encoding alternative ribosome rescue aminoacyl-tRNA hydrolase ArfB → MLRISRDLVIDEDDIEIGFVRASGPGGQNVNKVATSAQLRFDTRKLTLPEDAAIRLARIAGQRMTKDGVIVIHAQRFRTQERNRQDAIDRLVEMLREAMVRPIPRRATRPTFASKQRRLEGKKRRSDVKAGRGSRFDD, encoded by the coding sequence ATGCTGCGGATATCCCGCGATCTCGTCATCGACGAGGACGACATCGAGATTGGTTTTGTCCGCGCCTCCGGGCCCGGCGGGCAGAACGTCAACAAGGTCGCGACCTCTGCGCAACTGCGCTTCGACACGCGCAAACTGACCCTGCCGGAGGATGCCGCCATCCGGCTCGCCCGCATCGCGGGTCAGCGTATGACCAAGGACGGCGTGATCGTGATCCACGCCCAGCGCTTCCGCACTCAGGAGCGCAACCGGCAGGATGCCATCGACCGGCTGGTCGAGATGCTGCGCGAAGCCATGGTGCGTCCCATTCCGCGGCGCGCGACGCGGCCGACCTTTGCGTCCAAGCAGCGGCGGCTCGAAGGCAAAAAGCGGCGTAGCGACGTCAAAGCCGGCCGCGGCAGCCGCTTCGACGATTAG
- a CDS encoding M16 family metallopeptidase, giving the protein MTYPFLRRIAFSLATGATLALAAVSPSQAAAKIQRLVSPGGIEAWFVQDATVPLIAMEYSFTGGSAQDPKDKSGVANLVGDLLDEGSGDLDSKTFHERLDRRAIELSFNATRDTFRGSLRMLRDNKDEAFDLLRSALTSPHFDTADVERIRSQVISGLRRETTNPTSLASRKFLEVAFGSHPYGRQTNGNLDSVPTITVSDMKDYVRRVLARDGLKVAVVGDVDPATLGKLLDHTFGSLPAKADLTPVPDVEAAKPPQRAFVTLDVPQTVITFGGPGVKRSDPNFMAYYVVNHILGGGGFSSRLYREVREKRGLAYSVYESLLWMEHSALFIGNTGTRADRAGDTIDAIEKEVRRIAEEGPTQKELDEAKSYLKGSQMLALDTSSKLAQALLQYQQDKLPIDYIEKRNAIIDAVTLDDAKAAAKRLWGQGLLTVVVGRAPQAAAQPAAAPVTKSN; this is encoded by the coding sequence GTGACCTATCCTTTTCTCCGACGCATTGCATTCTCCCTTGCCACCGGCGCAACGCTTGCGCTCGCCGCGGTCTCGCCGTCGCAGGCAGCCGCAAAGATCCAGCGCCTGGTCTCGCCCGGGGGCATCGAAGCCTGGTTCGTGCAGGACGCAACGGTGCCGCTGATCGCCATGGAATATTCTTTTACCGGCGGCTCGGCCCAGGACCCCAAGGACAAATCGGGCGTCGCCAACCTGGTCGGTGACCTCCTCGACGAAGGCTCCGGCGATCTCGACTCCAAGACGTTCCACGAGCGGCTCGACCGCCGCGCCATCGAGCTCTCCTTCAACGCCACCCGCGACACCTTCCGCGGCAGCCTGCGCATGCTGCGCGACAACAAGGACGAGGCGTTCGATCTGCTCAGGAGCGCGCTGACCTCGCCGCATTTCGATACGGCCGACGTCGAACGTATCCGCTCGCAGGTCATCTCGGGCCTGCGCCGCGAGACCACCAACCCGACATCGCTGGCGAGCCGCAAATTCCTGGAAGTTGCCTTCGGCAGCCATCCTTACGGCCGGCAGACCAACGGCAATCTCGACAGCGTGCCGACCATCACCGTCTCCGACATGAAGGATTACGTCCGCCGCGTGCTCGCCAGGGACGGCCTGAAGGTCGCGGTCGTCGGCGACGTCGATCCCGCGACGCTCGGCAAGCTGCTCGACCACACCTTCGGCAGCCTGCCCGCCAAGGCCGACCTCACGCCGGTCCCGGATGTCGAGGCCGCCAAGCCGCCGCAGCGCGCCTTCGTGACCCTTGACGTGCCGCAGACCGTGATCACCTTCGGCGGGCCCGGGGTGAAGCGCAGCGATCCCAACTTCATGGCTTACTACGTGGTCAACCACATCCTCGGCGGGGGCGGATTTTCCTCACGACTCTATCGGGAGGTCCGCGAGAAGCGCGGGCTGGCCTATTCCGTGTATGAATCGCTGCTGTGGATGGAGCACTCTGCGCTCTTCATCGGCAACACCGGCACGCGCGCCGACCGCGCCGGCGACACCATCGACGCCATCGAGAAGGAAGTCCGCCGCATCGCCGAGGAGGGTCCGACACAGAAGGAGCTCGACGAGGCCAAGTCCTACCTCAAGGGCTCGCAGATGCTGGCGCTCGACACCTCCTCCAAGCTGGCGCAGGCGCTGCTGCAATACCAGCAAGACAAGCTGCCGATCGACTACATCGAGAAGCGCAATGCCATCATCGATGCCGTGACGCTCGATGACGCCAAGGCCGCCGCCAAGCGGCTGTGGGGCCAGGGCCTCCTGACGGTCGTCGTCGGCCGAGCCCCGCAGGCCGCCGCTCAGCCGGCGGCAGCACCGGTGACGAAGTCGAACTGA
- a CDS encoding alpha/beta fold hydrolase, which produces MSDLADLYPGFAAEWVDTSFGRIFARVGGKGPPLLLLHGFSETHVMWHQVAPELADAFTLIIADLPGYGWSDMPASDALHIPYSKRAMAKAMVEVMERLGHVHFALAGHDRGGRVAYRLALDHPGRLSKLAVLDILPTYDYWERMNRAYALKIYHWTFLAQPYPLPETLISGNGEFFLRFKMASQTKSKTLDAIDARALEHYLAPFRDPARIHAMCEDYRAGAYFDYDLDKADFEAGKKITIPMLALWGNAGIAQAASTPLDTWTQWATNVIGMPVDSGHFLTEENPDDTARALREFFAAD; this is translated from the coding sequence ATGTCCGACCTCGCCGACCTCTATCCGGGATTTGCCGCTGAATGGGTCGACACTTCCTTCGGCCGCATCTTCGCCCGCGTCGGGGGGAAGGGCCCGCCGCTGCTGCTGCTGCACGGCTTCTCCGAGACCCACGTGATGTGGCACCAGGTGGCGCCTGAGCTCGCCGACGCCTTCACGCTGATCATCGCCGACCTGCCGGGCTATGGCTGGTCCGACATGCCCGCCAGCGATGCGCTGCACATCCCCTACAGCAAGCGCGCCATGGCCAAGGCCATGGTCGAGGTGATGGAACGGCTCGGCCACGTGCATTTCGCGCTCGCCGGCCACGACCGCGGCGGCCGCGTCGCCTATCGCTTGGCGCTCGATCATCCCGGCCGGCTGTCGAAGCTCGCCGTGCTCGATATCCTGCCGACCTATGATTACTGGGAGCGGATGAACCGCGCCTATGCGCTGAAGATCTATCACTGGACCTTCCTGGCGCAGCCCTATCCGCTACCGGAGACGCTGATCTCTGGCAATGGCGAGTTCTTCCTGCGCTTCAAGATGGCGAGCCAGACCAAGTCGAAGACGCTGGACGCCATCGACGCGCGCGCGCTGGAGCACTACCTCGCCCCGTTCCGCGATCCCGCCCGGATCCATGCGATGTGCGAGGACTACCGCGCCGGCGCCTATTTCGATTACGACCTCGATAAGGCCGATTTCGAGGCCGGCAAGAAGATCACCATTCCGATGCTGGCGCTGTGGGGAAATGCCGGCATCGCCCAGGCCGCCTCGACCCCGCTCGACACCTGGACGCAATGGGCCACCAACGTCATCGGCATGCCCGTGGACTCCGGGCACTTTCTCACCGAGGAGAATCCGGACGATACCGCGCGGGCGTTGCGCGAGTTCTTCGCGGCAGACTAG
- the rsmD gene encoding 16S rRNA (guanine(966)-N(2))-methyltransferase RsmD, whose translation MRVVGGRLKGRNLASPSSRDIRPTADRLREAVFNILVHAYDDPIVDARVLDLFAGTGALGIEASSRGAKFTLFVDNGAEARALLRNNVESLGLGGVTKVYRRDATDLGPAHPVEPFSLVFLDPPYGKGFAEKALASLRDGGWLTPGALLVVEEAKAEQFATPDGYEELERRAYDDTEFVFLRRAD comes from the coding sequence TTGCGCGTCGTCGGCGGTCGCTTGAAGGGGCGCAATCTCGCCTCACCGTCCTCGCGCGACATCCGCCCGACGGCGGACCGGCTGCGCGAGGCCGTGTTCAACATCCTCGTGCACGCCTATGACGATCCGATTGTGGATGCGCGCGTGCTCGATCTCTTCGCCGGCACCGGCGCGCTCGGCATCGAGGCGTCGTCTCGCGGCGCGAAGTTCACGCTGTTCGTCGACAATGGCGCGGAAGCGCGGGCGTTGCTGCGCAACAATGTCGAGTCGCTCGGCCTTGGCGGCGTCACAAAAGTCTATCGCCGCGATGCGACCGACCTCGGCCCCGCGCATCCCGTCGAGCCGTTCTCACTGGTGTTCCTCGATCCACCCTACGGCAAGGGCTTTGCGGAGAAGGCGCTGGCGAGCCTGCGTGACGGTGGCTGGCTGACGCCGGGCGCGCTGCTGGTGGTGGAGGAGGCCAAGGCCGAGCAGTTCGCGACGCCGGACGGATATGAGGAGCTGGAGCGGCGGGCTTATGACGACACGGAGTTCGTGTTTCTGCGTAGGGCGGATTAG
- a CDS encoding REP-associated tyrosine transposase, translated as MTAYRRNFVPGGCFFFTVNLAERRLALLTDHIEVLRRAFRETHQRHPFTIDAILVLPDHLHTVWTLPEGDADFAMRWQSIKSTFSRALARNERISPSRSAKGERGIWQRRYWEHTIRDDDDFARHVDYVHINPVKHGLVNRVRDWAPSSFHRHVELGNYPVDWAGDQSDDSRDYGERG; from the coding sequence ATGACCGCGTACCGCCGCAACTTCGTTCCGGGTGGGTGCTTCTTCTTCACCGTCAATCTGGCGGAGCGGAGGCTGGCTTTGCTGACGGATCATATCGAGGTGTTGCGCCGGGCGTTTCGCGAAACGCACCAGCGCCATCCATTCACGATCGATGCCATCTTGGTGCTACCTGACCACCTTCATACGGTGTGGACGTTACCTGAAGGTGATGCTGATTTTGCAATGCGCTGGCAGTCGATCAAATCCACCTTCTCGCGCGCTCTGGCGCGCAATGAGAGGATATCCCCAAGCCGGTCGGCCAAAGGTGAACGGGGCATTTGGCAACGCAGATATTGGGAGCATACCATTCGCGACGACGACGATTTCGCGCGGCATGTCGACTATGTTCATATCAATCCGGTCAAGCACGGGCTCGTCAACCGGGTACGTGACTGGGCGCCCTCCTCGTTTCATCGCCACGTCGAGCTTGGCAATTACCCAGTCGATTGGGCCGGCGATCAGTCGGATGACAGCCGCGATTACGGTGAGCGGGGATAG
- the mutL gene encoding DNA mismatch repair endonuclease MutL: MPVRQLPEQVVNRIAAGEVVERPASVVKELVENAIDAGASRIDVFTDGGGRRRIGITDDGGGMTAKDLALAVERHATSKLDDEDLLQIRTLGFRGEALPSIGSVARLSITTRHASEPHAWALSVEGGEKSDIMPAALAHGTRVEVGDLFYATPARLKFLKTDRTEAEAIREVVRRLAMARPDIAFTLAGEERAPVTWAAALPGAAGRLTRLGDILGAEFRSHAIEVHAEREGVVVAGYAAAPALTKANALGQYLFVNGRPVRDKLILGAVRAAYSDYLPRDRHPVLALFVTLDPREVDANVHPAKTEVRFRNAGLVRALIVHGLKESLAREGRRTAANSGESALSAFRPAFTSQRPASWDWRASPSAPVAPMPSFEGSAAPSFAERTQAAFDVGAPSADVRIETQPVGDLVDRPLGAARTQIHETYIVSQTRDGLIIVDQHAAHERIVYERLKASLAANGVQRQILLIPEIVEMDEATVERLLERSEELTSFGLAIESFGPGAVAVRETPSLLGKTNAGGLLRDLSEHMAEWDEALPLERRLMHIAATMACHGSVRAGRRLRPEEMNALLREMEDTPNSGQCNHGRPTYVELKLSDVQKLFGRR, translated from the coding sequence ATGCCCGTCCGCCAGCTTCCAGAGCAAGTCGTCAACCGCATCGCGGCCGGCGAGGTGGTCGAACGCCCGGCGAGCGTGGTCAAGGAGCTCGTCGAGAACGCGATCGATGCCGGCGCGAGCCGGATCGACGTCTTCACCGACGGCGGCGGGCGACGGCGGATCGGCATCACCGATGATGGCGGCGGCATGACCGCGAAGGATCTCGCCCTCGCGGTCGAGCGCCACGCCACCTCCAAGCTCGACGACGAGGATCTGCTCCAGATTCGCACGCTCGGCTTCCGTGGCGAGGCACTGCCCTCGATCGGCTCGGTCGCGCGTCTGTCCATCACCACGCGGCATGCGAGCGAGCCGCATGCCTGGGCGCTGTCCGTCGAAGGCGGCGAGAAGTCCGACATCATGCCGGCGGCGCTGGCGCATGGCACCCGCGTCGAGGTCGGCGACCTCTTCTACGCGACGCCGGCGCGGCTGAAATTCTTGAAGACCGACCGCACCGAGGCGGAAGCGATCCGCGAGGTGGTGCGGCGGCTGGCGATGGCGCGGCCCGACATCGCATTTACGCTGGCGGGCGAGGAGCGCGCGCCGGTGACCTGGGCTGCGGCGCTGCCCGGCGCCGCCGGCCGCCTGACGCGGCTCGGCGATATCCTCGGCGCGGAGTTCCGCAGCCACGCCATCGAGGTCCATGCCGAGCGCGAAGGCGTCGTCGTCGCCGGCTATGCCGCGGCGCCAGCGCTGACCAAGGCCAACGCGCTCGGGCAATATCTCTTCGTCAACGGCCGGCCGGTGCGCGACAAGCTGATCCTGGGGGCGGTGCGTGCCGCCTATTCCGACTATCTGCCGCGCGACCGCCATCCGGTGCTGGCGCTGTTCGTCACGCTCGACCCGCGCGAGGTCGATGCCAATGTGCATCCCGCCAAGACCGAGGTGCGCTTCCGCAATGCGGGCCTCGTGCGCGCGCTGATCGTGCACGGATTGAAGGAATCCCTCGCGCGTGAGGGCCGTCGCACGGCTGCCAATAGCGGCGAGAGCGCCTTGTCCGCGTTCCGGCCCGCCTTCACATCACAGCGTCCGGCAAGCTGGGACTGGCGCGCCTCGCCTTCCGCCCCGGTCGCGCCGATGCCGTCATTCGAAGGCTCCGCCGCGCCGTCTTTCGCCGAGCGCACGCAGGCCGCCTTCGATGTCGGTGCGCCCAGCGCGGACGTGCGGATCGAGACGCAGCCCGTCGGCGATCTCGTCGACCGCCCGCTCGGCGCCGCGCGCACGCAGATCCACGAGACTTATATCGTCTCGCAGACCCGCGACGGCCTCATCATCGTCGACCAGCATGCCGCGCATGAGCGCATCGTCTATGAGCGGCTCAAGGCCTCGCTTGCCGCCAACGGCGTGCAACGGCAGATCCTGCTGATCCCGGAGATCGTCGAGATGGATGAGGCGACGGTCGAGCGCCTGCTCGAGCGCAGCGAGGAGCTGACGTCCTTCGGCCTCGCCATCGAATCCTTCGGCCCCGGCGCGGTCGCGGTACGCGAGACGCCTTCGCTGCTCGGCAAGACCAACGCCGGCGGGCTGCTGCGCGATCTCTCCGAGCACATGGCCGAATGGGACGAGGCGCTGCCGCTCGAACGCCGGCTGATGCATATCGCGGCGACCATGGCCTGCCACGGCTCGGTGCGCGCGGGGCGCCGGTTGCGGCCAGAAGAGATGAACGCCCTGCTCCGCGAGATGGAGGACACGCCGAACTCCGGCCAGTGCAATCACGGCCGGCCGACCTATGTCGAGCTGAAGCTGAGCGACGTGCAGAAGCTGTTCGGGCGGAGGTGA